Proteins from a genomic interval of Terriglobales bacterium:
- the groL gene encoding chaperonin GroEL (60 kDa chaperone family; promotes refolding of misfolded polypeptides especially under stressful conditions; forms two stacked rings of heptamers to form a barrel-shaped 14mer; ends can be capped by GroES; misfolded proteins enter the barrel where they are refolded when GroES binds) yields MAKQVVHGEESRQAILRGVNILADAVKVTLGPKGRNVVIEKKFGSPTITKDGVTVAKEIELKDTMENMGAQMVREVASKTSDVAGDGTTTATVLAQSIYREGVKTVAAGANPMALKRGIEKAVTAICGTVDNDGNRTPGALDKLSQNVSGDMKKIAEVGTISANNDATIGKIIAEAMKKVGKDGVITVEESKTMETQLEVVEGMQFDRGYLSPYFVTDPERMEAALENAYILIHEKKISSMKDLLPLLENIAKSGKPLVIIAEDVEGEALATLVVNKLRGTLQVAAVKAPGFGDRRKAMLQDIAILTGGKAITEDLGIKLENVQVSDLGQAKRVTIDKDNTTIVEGKGKGAEIEGRVKEIRSQVEKTTSDYDREKLQERLAKLVGGVAVIKVGAATETEMKEKKARVEDAMHATRAAVEEGIVPGGGVALVRCVSALDSLKLKDDEAIGLQIVRRALEEPLRQIVGNAGEEGAVVVGRIRDSKDTNFGYNAQTGEFEDLIKAGVVDPTKVTRTALQNAASIASLMLTTEALVSEIPEEKKAPAMPGGHGGMGDMY; encoded by the coding sequence ATGGCAAAGCAAGTCGTTCACGGCGAGGAGTCTCGCCAGGCCATTCTGCGCGGCGTCAACATTCTCGCCGACGCGGTTAAAGTCACACTCGGCCCCAAGGGCCGCAACGTTGTTATCGAGAAGAAATTCGGTTCCCCCACCATCACCAAGGACGGCGTCACCGTCGCAAAGGAAATCGAACTGAAGGACACCATGGAGAACATGGGCGCCCAGATGGTTCGCGAAGTTGCCAGCAAGACCAGCGACGTTGCCGGTGACGGCACCACCACCGCGACCGTTCTCGCGCAGTCCATCTACCGCGAAGGCGTGAAGACCGTTGCCGCCGGCGCGAACCCGATGGCCCTGAAGCGCGGCATCGAGAAGGCTGTCACCGCCATCTGCGGCACCGTCGACAACGATGGCAACCGCACTCCCGGCGCGCTCGATAAGCTCTCCCAGAACGTTTCCGGCGACATGAAGAAGATCGCCGAAGTCGGCACCATCTCCGCCAACAACGACGCCACCATCGGCAAGATCATCGCCGAAGCCATGAAGAAGGTCGGCAAAGACGGCGTCATCACCGTGGAAGAATCCAAGACGATGGAAACGCAGCTCGAAGTCGTCGAGGGCATGCAGTTCGACCGCGGATACCTCTCCCCTTACTTCGTCACCGATCCCGAGCGCATGGAAGCCGCACTCGAGAACGCCTACATCCTCATCCACGAAAAGAAGATCAGCTCCATGAAGGACCTGCTTCCTCTCCTCGAGAACATCGCGAAGAGCGGCAAGCCGCTGGTCATCATCGCGGAAGACGTAGAAGGCGAAGCGCTCGCCACTCTCGTCGTCAACAAGCTGCGTGGCACGCTCCAGGTCGCGGCCGTGAAGGCTCCCGGCTTCGGCGATCGCCGCAAGGCCATGTTGCAGGACATCGCCATCCTCACCGGTGGCAAGGCCATCACCGAAGATCTCGGCATTAAGCTCGAGAACGTTCAGGTCAGCGACCTCGGTCAGGCCAAGCGCGTCACCATCGACAAGGACAACACCACCATCGTCGAAGGTAAGGGTAAGGGCGCCGAAATCGAAGGCCGCGTGAAGGAAATCCGCAGCCAGGTCGAGAAGACCACCAGCGACTATGACCGCGAGAAGCTCCAGGAACGTCTGGCGAAGCTCGTCGGCGGCGTTGCGGTGATCAAGGTCGGTGCCGCCACCGAGACCGAAATGAAGGAAAAGAAAGCCCGCGTGGAAGACGCGATGCACGCCACCCGTGCGGCTGTCGAGGAAGGTATCGTCCCCGGCGGCGGCGTGGCCCTGGTTCGCTGCGTCAGCGCGCTCGATTCGCTCAAGCTGAAGGACGACGAAGCGATCGGACTCCAGATCGTTCGCCGCGCCCTCGAAGAGCCTCTGCGCCAGATCGTCGGCAATGCCGGTGAAGAAGGCGCGGTCGTTGTGGGCCGCATCCGCGACTCCAAGGACACGAACTTCGGCTACAACGCCCAGACCGGCGAATTCGAAGACCTGATCAAGGCCGGTGTCGTTGACCCGACCAAGGTCACCCGCACTGCCCTGCAGAATGCGGCTTCGATCGCCAGCTTGATGCTCACCACCGAAGCTCTCGTCTCCGAAATTCCGGAAGAGAAGAAGGCT